From the genome of Armatimonadota bacterium:
GGTATTTCTTCTTCAGCATGGAAACCTCTCAAGCGCGAACGTCACTATCTACATTTTACGTCGCGCTCGAACCTGGCATCCATGGTAACCAAAATATTCAAAACACACGCGTTGTGACCCAGCCTGATTTCCTCATTTCCCTGTATCCCGGTTTTCCCCGGCGTCAGTACGTCGGCACGCTGGAGTCGATCTGCTGGCTCCACGCGGTGATGCCGCCGGCGAGGTTCTTGACGTTGGTGTAGCCCAGAGACTTGAGGTAGTCGACGGCCATGCGGCTGCGCCCGCCCAATTTGCAGTGGATCACAACGTCGCCGTCCCGAGGAATCTCGGTATAGCGCTGCGGCAGGTCCCCCAGGGGGATCAAGGTAGACCCTCCAAGGCGCGCGATCTGATACTCACTCGGTTCGCGCACGTCGAACACAATCGTGGGTGTTCCCGCATCCAGCCTCTGCTTCAGTTGCTCGACGGATATCTCGTCTGTCGCCAATGGTTCCTCCTTCGTTTGGTTCAGGTGCGGCACGCCGCAAAACTCGTTATAGTCGATGAGCTCATGGATGGTTGGGTGTTCGCCACAGACCGGGCAGTCCGGGTTTTTGCGGAGCTTGAGCTCGCGAATCTTCATCTCCAGTGCATCGAACAGGGCGAGGCGTCCGACCATCGTGTTGCCCTGCCCGATGATGAGTTTGATCGCTTCGTTGGCCTGGAGGCAACCTACGATGCCCGGCAGGACCCCCAGAACGCCGCCCTCGGCGCAACTCGGCACCAGGCCGGGTGGGGGAGGCTCCGGATACAGGCACCGATAGCATGGGCCCTTCTCCGCCCAGAACACCGAAATCTGCCCGTCAAATCGGAAGATGCTGCCGTATACGTTCGGGATACCGAGCAGTACGCATGCGTCGTTCACCAGGTAGCGCGTCGGGAAATTATCCGTGCCGTCCACGACGACATCGTAATCCCGGATGATCTCCATCGCGTTCTCGCTGGTGAGCGGCTCGTTGTAGGTGTTGATCGTGATGAACGGGTTGATCTGTTGAAGCCGCTGTTTGGCGGCCTCAACTTTCGGGAGCCCAACGTCATCCACGCCGAAGATCACCTGGCGGTGGAGGTTGCTGTCATCCACAACATCGAAATCCACCAGCCCGAGCGTCCCCACGCCAGCGGCGGCGAGGTACAACCCTACTGGCGAGCCGAGGCCGCCCGTACCAACCACGAGGACGCGCGATGCCTTGAGCCGTTTCTGCCCTTCTTCGCCCACCTCCGGCATGATCATGTGCCGGTTGTAACGGCGGTACTCTTCCTGCGAAAACGTGACACGATCGACTGCGGCCGCGTCCACGACATCCGTTCCCCCCGCGATGCTGGGGACGATGACAAGGGTGTCGCCTTCGTTCAACCGCGTCGCCGCGCCCTGCAAGGCGTCGATGTCGTCATCGTTGAGGAAAACCTTCACGAAACGGCGAAGGTTGCCCTCGCGGTCGAAAAACGACTTGCGCAGGTCATCATATTTCGCGACGACCTGTTCCAGCACCGCGCCAACGGTGTGGCCTTCGGCCTGAACGGAATCCTGGTCGTCGGTGTACCGGCGAAGCGGCGCCGGAATGGTGACTGTGACGGACATCGGGGCCTCCTCAAATAAACTTGACTAACACTACATGGATGTTAGGCTTTAATCGTCCATCCGTCAAACACCAGTGCGCCGCGTCCGGTTCCTCAGCCGCCTTTGCGGTGCGAGAGGAACCACGCGCCGAGGTCTTCGGTGCGGTACGCCCTGTCCCACGAATTGTGGTCCACACCCGGGTAAGTCGTGATCTTTGGCGCACCGCCCGCAGCCTTCACGGCGGCAACCAGATCCTGGGTCTCCTTGATCGGCACGACGGAATCGGCCTCGCCATGGAATGCCCACACTGGAGTGTCTTTCAGGGCAGTCCCGAACTCGCTGTCAGGGCCGTTGAAGGCAGGGAGGAGCCCTTTCGGAGTCTCGGTTTGAGGCCACTTGGATCCGCCGTACCCGCAGATGGGCGCGATGGCGGCCCAGAGGTCGGCGTGCCTGGCCCCGATCGCCCACGTTCCGTGTCCGCCCTGCGACAGGCCGGTCAGGTACAGCCGCGAGCCGTCCACCTTGTAGTCCTTGCGCGCGGTCTTCAGCATCTGCATCAGGGCGCCGTCGTATTGCTCCCACGCGTACTTCACGTCCGGCTTCTGCGGGATAATGACGATGAACGGCCACTTCGCGACGTCCAGCATGATGGCGGTCCCGATGCCCTGCATCACCGGCCTCCAGCCATCCGAGCCGCATTCGCCGGCGCCGTGCAGGAACATGATCAGCGGCCACGCCTTGGTGGCGTCGTAGTTTTCGGGGACGTAAACCACGTAGGGGTAGTCTTTCTTGTCAAGCGTGAGTTTCTTGAACAGGAATCCGGTCTCAACCGGCTTTGGCGCGGCGTCGGCCGCGGAAGCGATGGACGCCAGTGCCATGCCGGCGAAAAGGACGGATGTGATGTTGTGCATACGAACCTCCAAAGGAATGAGTGGATTGCGCCATACGAAAAGTATGGCGGCAGATTCCGCGTGCGTCAAAACGTTACGCGGAAAGCGGAGCGTTCTCGAGTATACGCCATAGATACCAGCACCCCAGTGTGCGCCAGGGACGCCAGGGTTCCGCGATCTGGGCCATCGTTTCCGGACCCGGGCGCTCTTCCAGGCCGTACGCCCGCTTGAAGCCCTCGCGGATGCCCAGGTCGGCCACGGGGAGCACGTCCGGTCGGTTGAGATGAAACATGAGGATCATCTCGGCGGTCCACCGCCCTATGCCCTTGACGGCGGTGAGTTCGGTGATGATGTCCTCGTCAGACAGCGCGTCCAGGCGATCCAGCTCCAACCGGCCGTCCAGGATGTGGGCGCAGAGATCGTGGACGTACGCGGCTTTGCCCCACGACAGGCCGCACGCGCGCATGGCGTCAAGTGGCGCCTCGACAACGGATTGTGGCGTCACTTGATCGTTGAACAGGGCCTTGAAACGGCCGAAGATCGTGGCGGCGGCCTTCACGCTCAACTGCTGGCACACGATGGCCTCGACGAGCCCCACGAAGATGTCCGGATCCGGTTGCATCGCGCACGGTGGGTTGGCGGCGATGATCGCCGCCAGGGTGGGATCGACGGCCGTCAGGTGCGCCACACCGTCGCTCCATCTATGTGGGGTTTCAGCCATGGTGGGATGCAAACAGAACACCGAACGCGACGGCGTTGTTCACCGCGTGGGTTGTCATGGACGCGATGAGCGATCCGCTGCGGTGGTATGTCCACGCCAGAAGCATGCCTACCACGAAAAGGTCAATAAAGTTGAGCGGGTCGAGGTGGACGCCCGCGAAGAACAACGCGGACACAACGATGCCAAGCCGCACCCGCCCTGCCGCGGCATATCTGCCGAACAGGAAGCCGCGGAAGAAATACTCCTCGCCCAGCGGCGCGAGCGCCGTCCCCAGAACGAAGATGGCGATTTTGCCCCATAGCGGGAATTCGCGGGCCATCGCCATCGGGCCGTCGATATTCACATATGGGCCCACCACGCGCTCCAGGAACAGCGACCACGCCTCGCCAAACACGAGCGCGACGACCCCCATGCCAGCGCCAAAGAGAATCGATTTGCCGACCGGACCTCGGAAGAACGCCGGCACCGGTTCACCGCCTTCGCGCGTTCGCCGAAGAGCCCACGCGCACGCCAACAGGAATCCGGCTTCCGAAGCGATGAGTGATGCGATAAGGATGGCCGCCGTGACGGGATTTGATGCGAGGCGCGCGAGGAATCCGCTGGCGTCCAATCCTTCGTCCTTGGGTTCGCTGCGAGAGCCCACCACTTCGTAGCCCAGCGCCTTCGCAGGCGCCATTTTGCTGATGGCTTTGCCCGCGGCGATCTGATACTCGATGGAGACGAGATTCCCCCGGCGAACAACCGTGACCGATTGCATGCCGCCTTGCGAGGCAGCCCACCGGCGAAGCGGCGCGTCAGTCGGAGGCATAGACGAGCACCGGAACGTTTGGACGTACCTTGGCGGAGGGTTGAACGCCTCTTGTAGAGACCGGAAATTGAGCGCCACGATGGGAGCGGCCACCACCAGGTTGAGCATCAGCCCGATGAGCAGGGCCACCAGAGTATCGACGATGCTCTCGCCGAGCAGCGTGGAGTTGGAAGGCTTTGCCGGCGCGTCGAAGATGAAGGTGGTTTCCATATCGTCCTCAGGGGTCAGGGGAGGTTAGCGTTGCTCCACGGGCTTGGGTGACGGGTATTCCAGGCTGAAAGTTTCGCCGGGCTTCATGTAATCGTCGCCGAGGCCGCCCAGCGGGTTCCACGCCACCGCATCGGGTATTGACCCTTGGCCCATGCAGTCGCGCCGAACGTGGAGGCGCAGGACCTCGCCGACCACGATGGCGTGGTCCGGCTTCGGCTCGCCAAGGTCCACGATCTTGTATACCCGGCACTCCATGTGAATCGGCGCCTCCGCGATCCGCGGAACGGGCTGGTCGGTCCCCGGCAGGGTGGTGAGGCCGGCGGCGTCTACCTCGCTGCGGTCCCGTGGGTAATCGGCGGCGGTGTGGTGCATCGCCTCGGCCATCTCGACCGACACGCAGTTGATAACGAAATGACCGTGCTCGCGGGCGTTGCGCAGCGTGTCCTTCTCCTCGCCGTTACGTGGGCCGATGCCGAACGCGATGAGCGGCGGCTCCGTGGCTACCCCCATGAAATTGCTGAACGGCGCGGCGTTGACGATTCCGCCCGGTCCGAGTGTGGTGATGAGCGCGATGGGCCGCGGCGAAATGCACGCGCCCATCACGACGCGCGCGACCTCCGGCTCCAGATCGCAAAGGGAAATGTGTTCGTAGTCGGTTTCTGTGAGTGGTTGCATGACGCGTTCATTGTAGCGCTGCCAGAGGGCCGAGGGCTGAGGGCCAAGGGCTGGGAAATGCCAAGCGGAGCGCGGGCGACCCGCCCGCATCCGTTATCCAACCATTTACGGGCGCCGCGTCCGACCATCGACTCGCGAGGGACCAGCTACAAGGACGAAACGATGCCCGCGAGGAGGAGAGGCAGCCTCAGTGCTGACCCCATCGAGTACACAGGGTTGAGGTGGGATGTCCCACTCCAGCAGCCCGCTCAACTCGCCACTGGGGAGAGCGTGTTGGCGTCGCGGGCCAGAAGCCAGCGGCCGTCGGGCTGTTTGCGGTATATGGTGATCCGGTGACCGGCCAGTTTCATTGCTTCTCCGCCGGCACGCGGTGTCACGGACAACGAGTCGCGGCACACTGTGTAGGCGACTTCGCCGACGATCACGACCTCTTCCAACTCGCTGATGCAGCGAATCCGAGATTGCTGGTGGGCGGCCGAGAAGCCGACGGGGAATTCGTTCCGGCCGATCGGTGCTTGGCCCGGAATTAAGAACACGGCATCGTCCGCCATCAGGGCGAGCAAGCGGGCAAGATCGCCGGCGTTGACTGCATCAATCCAAGTGGTGTGCACTTCTCGGATAGCTCGTTCATCAGGTCCCATCTGCAACCTCCATTGCCAAAACCAGTTTGATCCCGCGACAACCAGGGCGTCGGCCTTCGAAGAACAACGGTCTCGATCTTACCCCCTGCTTAGCTACTAAGAGGCTGCCAACGCATTTCAGGGTCGAGGCGTGCGACGACAAAGCTCCACCCAACTCGTCGCTGCCTGTTGGTTCTTACCTACACATACTCGCTAGCTAATCACTACGCGCTCGTGGCAAGATTCCAGGCTGACGACCCCGTGACAAACGTAGTTCGTTTCCGTGAGTGGTTGCCTGACGCGCCAATTGTAGCGCGCGGGGGAGGGCTGAGGGGGCAGGGCTGAGGGCTGTGGGAAAAGGCCGGCGCAGGCCGGGCGCCTCGCTCCGATTGGCTCAGGATGCTGGGGCACGGAATGGCCGGCGCGGAGGCCGGCCCCACATCAGGGTCTCAGGTCTCAGCCGTTTTGCCAGAGCCCTCAGCCCTGCCTCCTCAGCAATACTCGATGGTGACTTCCTTGCGCTGCTCGGTGAGGAAGTCGGCCAGTTCCCTGACCAGGTGCTTGCGGATGCTGATCGATTTGGGCAGGAGCGGGTTCTGGTAATACTCATTGATCTGCTGGCCCACCAGGAAGTGGATGTGGTCGGCGCGCAGCAGATGCGTGGCCAGCAGGGTGGCGGCGTTGCGATCGTTGGGGAGCCGGCTGGGGTTCCCGTCGGCGTCTCGGAGGTACTCCAGCGCCCTGGACATCGTGAGAATGCCTTCGGTGAGAAGGTCGACGCCGGGCAGGCTGCCGATGGGCGGGATGTCCTTGCGCAGGGATTTGAGGTCGGTCTGGACGATGTCGCCCATGTGGTCGGCCACGATATTGGACGTGGTGCCTCCGCAGACGATTTTCGTGCCGTTGAAGGCGAGGAAGCGCTCGACAATGGCGTCATCCTCGGCTTTTTCCAGGGGCGGACCGGTGAAGATCAGCAATCCCTTCTCGGGGCGGACGAAAACGCCGACGAACGTGGCGTCGTCACCGACCTCATCGCGGTAGAGGCTGCGGGTCTTGCCGATTACATCGCGGACCACATCGCGGGCGCACCAGTAGTGGGTGAGCCAGCGCTCCTCGATGTACCTGGCGATATTGTCCCAACCCCAGCCGAAGTTCAGGGCGACGCCCATACCGGCGTAGGGCACGCCGTCCGACATCGCGCCGAGAAAATCGCCCAGTTCAAGTTGTCCCTCGAACATCTTGACCTTGCGGCCGAGGATTTCAACCTCCTGGCGCTCCGTGGGCATGATCTTGCCGTGCCGGAAGTGGAACGTGGGCGGGTTGTCGAAATTGATGACCTTGAACGAGTGGTCCGTGTGGCTGATCTGGATGACGGTGAATGTGGCGTAAGCGATATTGCGCACTTTGCAGGTCGGCAGCGTGCCGATGACCGTGCGCATCACTTCCTCGATGCCCACGTCGGCAGCGAGCATCGTGATGATGATGACCGAGGTGAGCGTGGCAAGGATGTTCGCCTTGACGCCGCTGCCGAGGCCGTCGGAGAGAACGATGATTGTCTTCTCCTCGTCCCGGTGTACCTTCACCTTGTCGCCGCAAAGCGTCTCGTTCCGCTTGTTCAGGCTGGCCTCGAAGATGTCGAGGAAGTGCTCCACGCTACACGACCCCTTCGTCGAGCATCTCGATCACCTTGAGGAGGCTCACCTTGGTCTCCGCGGTCGTCTCCCCCAACAGGCCGGCGATTTCCTGTGCCACCTTCATCTGGTTATCCACCACGCGAGTCACGTTCCGAAGCGCCTGCCGCTTCAGTTCACGCATCTCGTGCTCCTGGCGGCGTTCATGGGTCAGGTCGATCATGATGCAGGCGACGATGCCCTCATCCGTGATGGGGAAGATGACCTGCCTGACGTAGAGGTCGAAGCGGGGATACTCCCGCTCCTCGGCCGCCATGGCGGAGTTGCTCTCCCACACGCTCCGGAAGTCCGACAGGTCATCCATGAACTCCGCGGCATCGTGGCCGATAAGCTCGTCCGCCGTTGCCTTGAACATGGCGCAGAGCGCGGGGTTGACAACCCGGATGACCATCCCGGCGTCGACGACAAGCAGGCCGTTAGGGTCATAGTCCCAGAGCAGTTCCCATAGAGTCTTGTTCATAAGCTTGGTGATGCGCTATCGGAGGAACGGCAGTATCTTGAGGCGAAACTGCCGTTCAACATTGCCGGGGTTCAGGTGTTTGAAGACCCGTTCCCCGAACTTGACGACGATGCCTTCCGTGCAGGGGCCGAGGCAGAAGGCGCCCTTGAGCTCAATGCTATCGGCCAGGCCGTTGTCCTCCAGCAATTGCTGCAGTTTCGGCAGCATATCGTAGACCCCGGCCTGGTGGCAGGCGGAG
Proteins encoded in this window:
- the moeB gene encoding molybdopterin-synthase adenylyltransferase MoeB, with product MSVTVTIPAPLRRYTDDQDSVQAEGHTVGAVLEQVVAKYDDLRKSFFDREGNLRRFVKVFLNDDDIDALQGAATRLNEGDTLVIVPSIAGGTDVVDAAAVDRVTFSQEEYRRYNRHMIMPEVGEEGQKRLKASRVLVVGTGGLGSPVGLYLAAAGVGTLGLVDFDVVDDSNLHRQVIFGVDDVGLPKVEAAKQRLQQINPFITINTYNEPLTSENAMEIIRDYDVVVDGTDNFPTRYLVNDACVLLGIPNVYGSIFRFDGQISVFWAEKGPCYRCLYPEPPPPGLVPSCAEGGVLGVLPGIVGCLQANEAIKLIIGQGNTMVGRLALFDALEMKIRELKLRKNPDCPVCGEHPTIHELIDYNEFCGVPHLNQTKEEPLATDEISVEQLKQRLDAGTPTIVFDVREPSEYQIARLGGSTLIPLGDLPQRYTEIPRDGDVVIHCKLGGRSRMAVDYLKSLGYTNVKNLAGGITAWSQQIDSSVPTY
- a CDS encoding prolyl oligopeptidase family serine peptidase, with product MHNITSVLFAGMALASIASAADAAPKPVETGFLFKKLTLDKKDYPYVVYVPENYDATKAWPLIMFLHGAGECGSDGWRPVMQGIGTAIMLDVAKWPFIVIIPQKPDVKYAWEQYDGALMQMLKTARKDYKVDGSRLYLTGLSQGGHGTWAIGARHADLWAAIAPICGYGGSKWPQTETPKGLLPAFNGPDSEFGTALKDTPVWAFHGEADSVVPIKETQDLVAAVKAAGGAPKITTYPGVDHNSWDRAYRTEDLGAWFLSHRKGG
- a CDS encoding DNA-3-methyladenine glycosylase; this translates as MAHLTAVDPTLAAIIAANPPCAMQPDPDIFVGLVEAIVCQQLSVKAAATIFGRFKALFNDQVTPQSVVEAPLDAMRACGLSWGKAAYVHDLCAHILDGRLELDRLDALSDEDIITELTAVKGIGRWTAEMILMFHLNRPDVLPVADLGIREGFKRAYGLEERPGPETMAQIAEPWRPWRTLGCWYLWRILENAPLSA
- a CDS encoding CPBP family intramembrane glutamic endopeptidase, giving the protein METTFIFDAPAKPSNSTLLGESIVDTLVALLIGLMLNLVVAAPIVALNFRSLQEAFNPPPRYVQTFRCSSMPPTDAPLRRWAASQGGMQSVTVVRRGNLVSIEYQIAAGKAISKMAPAKALGYEVVGSRSEPKDEGLDASGFLARLASNPVTAAILIASLIASEAGFLLACAWALRRTREGGEPVPAFFRGPVGKSILFGAGMGVVALVFGEAWSLFLERVVGPYVNIDGPMAMAREFPLWGKIAIFVLGTALAPLGEEYFFRGFLFGRYAAAGRVRLGIVVSALFFAGVHLDPLNFIDLFVVGMLLAWTYHRSGSLIASMTTHAVNNAVAFGVLFASHHG
- a CDS encoding flavin reductase family protein, giving the protein MQPLTETDYEHISLCDLEPEVARVVMGACISPRPIALITTLGPGGIVNAAPFSNFMGVATEPPLIAFGIGPRNGEEKDTLRNAREHGHFVINCVSVEMAEAMHHTAADYPRDRSEVDAAGLTTLPGTDQPVPRIAEAPIHMECRVYKIVDLGEPKPDHAIVVGEVLRLHVRRDCMGQGSIPDAVAWNPLGGLGDDYMKPGETFSLEYPSPKPVEQR
- a CDS encoding SgcJ/EcaC family oxidoreductase — encoded protein: MGPDERAIREVHTTWIDAVNAGDLARLLALMADDAVFLIPGQAPIGRNEFPVGFSAAHQQSRIRCISELEEVVIVGEVAYTVCRDSLSVTPRAGGEAMKLAGHRITIYRKQPDGRWLLARDANTLSPVAS
- a CDS encoding SpoIIE family protein phosphatase, coding for MEHFLDIFEASLNKRNETLCGDKVKVHRDEEKTIIVLSDGLGSGVKANILATLTSVIIITMLAADVGIEEVMRTVIGTLPTCKVRNIAYATFTVIQISHTDHSFKVINFDNPPTFHFRHGKIMPTERQEVEILGRKVKMFEGQLELGDFLGAMSDGVPYAGMGVALNFGWGWDNIARYIEERWLTHYWCARDVVRDVIGKTRSLYRDEVGDDATFVGVFVRPEKGLLIFTGPPLEKAEDDAIVERFLAFNGTKIVCGGTTSNIVADHMGDIVQTDLKSLRKDIPPIGSLPGVDLLTEGILTMSRALEYLRDADGNPSRLPNDRNAATLLATHLLRADHIHFLVGQQINEYYQNPLLPKSISIRKHLVRELADFLTEQRKEVTIEYC
- a CDS encoding PAS domain-containing protein gives rise to the protein MNKTLWELLWDYDPNGLLVVDAGMVIRVVNPALCAMFKATADELIGHDAAEFMDDLSDFRSVWESNSAMAAEEREYPRFDLYVRQVIFPITDEGIVACIMIDLTHERRQEHEMRELKRQALRNVTRVVDNQMKVAQEIAGLLGETTAETKVSLLKVIEMLDEGVV
- a CDS encoding (2Fe-2S) ferredoxin domain-containing protein; amino-acid sequence: MAPTKRDLFLCMGSACHQAGVYDMLPKLQQLLEDNGLADSIELKGAFCLGPCTEGIVVKFGERVFKHLNPGNVERQFRLKILPFLR